The genomic stretch ACCGTCTCTATCTGCCCCTCACCGTCTCTATCTGCCCCTCACGGTCTCTATCTGCCCCTCACCGTCTCTATCTGCCCCACCTCTACAGCCTCCAGATGGCTcagaacatttaaatatatgtgAACGTTTATggttaaatattgtaaaagaactagttaccattaaaataataaaatacagatttttgatgggacattatttacagttttgcctgtttttttaaagtccacatatgaattaatacatttatgattttacaaatattatttGTACTTTTAGAAATCTAAATATTTGTATTCAGTCTATATTAtacagtgttttcttttgaatATCAGCATTTATTAGTCAAAATAGTTTTACTTTCTAATTTAGagaaaatagtgtaattttactgtcatcccttgtaaaataattataaaataatttataaaaatatagatttttgatggacatttactgtcttgttttttttttttaaatttacacataaattaatgttttttgtaaCTTCACAGAAcatctgtaattcaacaaacagcaaaaattggtaagttaattttttttaaaccatttttaaaaattctttattatacagaatttttttattgaataacagcaaatatctacttcttttaaatgtatttattaccaatttaaatacagtgaataaTGTAGCTTTACAGTAACATCCTGTAAAAGAACAAGTaactatttataaaaatacagatttatgaTGCAGACATCAactgttttggcctttttatttttaaaagttgacagatattttttgtcAATTCATGAGATATATGTAATTCCACAAACCAgcaaaatgtgttaaatgatgttaaaatgtatataaattaCATTCTTCATTgtactgaattttattttgaataaagGTAAATACCTATAACTTATTTTTcggatttaaataaataaatgaaaggaccagcagctgaaatggacacatttatttcttttcaatcACTGTACAATGTCACTTTATTTacactttaatttaaaaaacacatttagagcaaaaactgacttaaaaaGGTGCAGTATTTCCGAGTTTAAAAGCAGAATTAATAGAACGTCTCTGGTCCTGGGTTCTAGGACCGGGACTTGCTGACCCAGTGGTATTTGTCCACTCGAGGCCCGCTGAAGGAGAATGTCGCTCGGTACGACTTGAACACTTTCTGGGAGCTCGGAGCTCCAGGAGCAGCAGGGTGAGGAACCAACGCTTCCCCAGAAAACAGCTTCCGTTTGTCCCTGAGCCATGTCTGAGGAGCCCCTGGAGAAAACTCACTGAACTGGAGGAACAGCGGAGGGAAGGAGCAACTTTTAAAAAggaattattaataataataataataataataataataacaacaacagattttatttatatgcatCCGGTCACATCGTCCTTTAAAAACTTCTCACAGCTTTAgctaatataaaaataaaaatgacaatttattgatttaggTAAATTTATTTActtgaaaacatttcagtggGTTGAGTTGatattaattaaatattctgtgtatatttgaattttattatttacaattttagccTAAATGATATTactagatatctgtaatttaacaaaacagtaaaaatctggaaaataagagtacattttcattattttatgtttttactatggataattttcttttgaaaaacagtagatatctgtaaaaatatatttatttattgatttaaatacaataaatattgtaattttactctaaaatcttgtaaaataatgaataactgtttataaaaatgcagatttctgATGGACATTgacagttttggtttttttattgtttaagtttacatataaatgtttagttttagattatattttactagatatataatgcaaaaatgtgtaaaataagacttaattttttaacaacatgttcTGTGCTTGATTACatagatttttcttttgaataaaaatatttaatttttacgATTTTTTTCAAGgattattatttactattttggCCTGGTGCttctattattattctttttttattttcagttaacatgtgaatgaataattattgctttgattttactagatattatctgtaatttaccaaaatatttaaaaatctgtaactgttcagaaaatattcactatTTTTAATACATACACGTATCTAAATTTACTTGTGATTTAACTAAATATGTGTATTTAACAAAATAGGGGAAACTTAAAATaaggaaaattttaaaatgtatttttcaatcTAATGTACAGAATTTTCTtctgaacattttaaatattttaggacattttaaatacagtaaaaaaaatgcaatgttacagtcacacattgtaaaagaatgaattatcatttataaaaatgctgatttttttatgtggattatttactgttttggaCTGGTGCTTTTATGGTGAACATGtaaattatgttttctttgattttccaattaactgtaattaattaactgtaattaaaccaaacaaggaaaatctacaaaataagagtttaaaaattatatacaaCTTTTCAGTCctgaataaatatatttttatttcaaatgatCTCAAATATCAGTAATTTTATAGTTTTAGTTATTTCTCCGCTAAgaaacgcagcagagttatgtgatgactgGCATCCGTTTGTTACTCTGCATGCCTGCAACATTCctctaaaacagactaacggatttggatgaaatttccagtgaaggtcagaaatgacacaaggaccaagtgattagattttggcagtgatgctgcttatagtctggatctatggatttgttaaagatttgtatcattgccagatagtggcacagcgtcactgtaaccatgacaacaagtgaacacaacatcagctgattgtgatcttactacaaatccaccactgaggacttatcaggacttatccgtcagaaatgatccaaggactgagcagctttggaggaggactgagctctgaatgcttttctagcTTAAATactttaacagtttttacatgttttgtttgttgtttttctattaGTTTTTTAATGGTTTACGTCTCCTTACGAAGCTCcattttttgaatttaatttaataaactcTGTGGATCAGGACTCACCCTGTAGACACTGTTGGGGTTGCTGACCGTCGGGATGGTTTTGGGTTCGGTGGTTGGTGGGTTTGGAGCGGAGCAGGGAGCTGattggatgctgctgctgctgttcatgCTGTTGTCTCCGcccacttcctcctcatccGAAGAGCTTCCTGATTGGACGTCAAAGCTCGCCCGCTCCACGGCATCATGGATACGGCGGGAAAACTCGCCGCCGTCACGCCGGTCTACCGCTGAAACGCAGAACGGAGCGCTGCGTTCACCGTACCTGAGAAACAAAATTAATTTACTGatgttattaaaaaagaaattatgaaCATCCATCATATCCAGAagttttatagatttttcccatttttttaaagtacaaataatatcaagtaaaaatcgcaaaaaaaaaatcattttactcACAAgttgactgaaaaaacaaaagcaaaaattgtaaaaaaacaaaactgtaaataaagaaaCTGTTCCTTTCAAACGccaattcattcttttacatttaacttttttgtttttctgtattgaaaccagataaaaatgtcattttacagatatttgctttttttgaaagaaaaatcatgaacatcaaatacttgaaaatgatgttttaactgttttccCTATTTTTGCAAACATCaaaattctgtctttttacaaatattttttgaatttttcagtcaagaaaaaaaaaacaaatcttctatttgaagggaaaaaaatgcttattaATGTTTCTAAAACTGCATATTATATAGATTTTTCCCTTTTTACTGGTGTACAGATAAACATCtagtaaaatcagaaaaaagtaatttaaatgtTGCCTGTGGcgggaaaaatgtcaaaagtgtcGATAAagtccacataaaaaaaaattctttttaaatgatcattttttgaacacatttgactgcaaaattactttttattgtattcatatcagctcaaaatgttattttacagacgttcactgaaagaaaaattctgcatattaatgactgaaaaatgtccattttaaaaccattttacgGATTTTGTTCTATTACagatgatgtttagtaaaagaacagaaaacttACTTGTTGACTGTTCATGAAATTCTAGTTTATTAAAGTCACCTAAAAATACCTTAATTTACAGAAATGTTCTGCTTTCTACAGACAGTTCTTTCATTTTCCTGTATTCTTATATTTTTAACTGGATTAATCTGATCGGGTTCGAGAACCAGTGACCAGTTCCGCTGGgttctgacctgcaggacaccTCTCCCGGGTCAACCCACAGCGTCAGCTCCTGGGGGAGGCCCAGGTCCTCGTAGCGCACGTTGCTGCGCTCACAGGCCTCCAGCAGAACCGGGTCCTGCAGCTGGACTCGGTTCATACGCAGACATCTGGAACGAGAACAGAGAAGTTCCTGCAGAGGAACCAGAGTTCTGCCGTTTCCAGGTGGAACCTCAAACCGACGCTTTATTAGGACTTAAAAATGTTCTCCATCTCATGGCAGGTATCACTGCTACAAGTTTGGATTTAAAGATGTTAAAGTTCTGCAAATTTCcagtaatatatatttttttatttcataacttacttttattattgcatccatgtatgtttgtatttatttacattatattttcttttattatttttgaaactgTGAATCTGTCAAGACTCGAATCCAAATTTTACCTGAaattcactttttaaagttttcttcagTGAATAATCAAAACAGGAACATCCAGGTTATCAGCTGCTTAATAACTTAAACTCATCATCTTAAGTTTATGTAACAATTCTGAAGTTTTACggtttaaaatcagaaaaaaagtaattttagagAAATTTGtttatcaatgaaaaaaaattgtttcaaaggttttggttttttaccattttactaaagtacaaataaaatccagaaaaaaaaaaagaatcacagaaaatgtgctgcttACACGTTAACTGAAGGGAAAAACAcattaagatttaaaaaatctgtatgttttacaaattagattatttatttatatatatatatatatatatatatatatatatattaaaaaattttttttataaaaaatcacatttttacagatgtttgcttACGTCCATCAATGTATGAAAAACGGTCTGTTTCaaagttggttttttttttacattttgctgaAGTACAGATGATGTCCAGTATAACCCCTAAAATATACGGACTTACACGTTTAAAAAGTctacatgattttaaaaaaaacaaccgtACTttcaaaaacagtaattttcttatacaaattgcagttttcctgtatttaaatcatctaAAACATTTGCcagtgttttccttttcatttttttctatagttTTTGAACAATACATCCATTACTCCAtttttaaggtcattttttggacacattctcagctttgtcagttttttaaactggatgcattttattttagaaacacAGTGAATTATTTCTGGACTCGTCTCCAGATTTtacccaaaatgcactttttaaagtttccttCAGTGAATTAGCAGTTTTCACCTGCTTAACAACTTattgatcttgttttttttttaagtttcggTGCCAAGTTGCTGTCTGCGGTTTTCCTCATGTTCTGTCTGCGGTTTTCCTCACGTTCTGTCTGCGGTTTTTCCCatgttctgtctgtggttttcctcatgttctgtctgcagtttttcccatgttctgtctgcagtttttcccatgttctgtctgtggttttcctcatgttctgtctgcagtttttcccatgttctgtctgtggttttcctcatgttctgtctgcagtttttcccatgttctgtctgtggttttcctcatgttctgtctgcagtttttcccatgttctgtctgtggttttcctcatgttctgtctgcagtttttcccatgttctgtctgtggtttTCCCATGCTCTGAGGCGTTTCTTTGGGCTGGTTTCTCACCTGTAGGCCTGTCCTCTGGTCGGGGCACTCGGGTTCCAGTGGTTCTTGTAGTTCTCGAACAGAACGGAGGTGAGGCTGGCGGCGAATCGCTCTCTGCTGTCGTTTTCCAGAACGCCATATCTCTTGACCAGCCGAGCCACGAAGAACACGGCAGCAGCAATCTCCTCCTTCATGCCTCCAAGTCAGACCAATAAAAACCTCtcagagaataaaacacatGTAGGTTGGTCCTACTCTCAAAGAAAcctgaaaaacaactaaaaataaaaccaactaACTGGAAGCCAGACAACTCAAGCAAACATAtttgctgctgaagctccaCAGAACATCTAAATgcatctccagcagcagcagcttgatCTAAAACTGTTCCTCTGCTTTGgttctgctgctttaaaaaaaacccagttCAGCTGGGAGACGAGTCGACGCACCTGAAGACAGTTGGACTCAAACGAAGTCTTTCCTGCTGCATTTCTGAGCCGAAATGTGAAGAAACTTttacttcttttcatttttagacACTAAGTTTGTCTCAAAGTCTCACCGGAGGAACCATTAAagagaaaactgcaacaaagcAAAAGCAGATTTCACATTTCAATGCAACTTTCAGAGATTTATGAGTggatttaattcatttatttgaccaaaaccaaaaataatcGGAGTTAAAATGCAAAAGGAATGCACTAGTTACTAGAATTAGCTCATTTCTAAACAATCTAAGTCTTTAAATTGATTACCTACTagtttttccacattatttaaaatatgcacTTTTCTGGTGTTTACTTTTACTCTCACAAACCCATCTGACCTGGTGAACCATTTTAAGGcttcagtatctccagaaataaaactccaatGCTCATTAATCCGGTGAGAACACAGACAACATTATTCCCAGAAAATCTAAATGGTTCCAGCAGAGCAAACAGTTTGAATAATTGGACTTGTTAATAtgcacaaaaatacagtctttggtcaacattcctccaacttttgaggctctaacatcagtagaatttaaTGTGTGCACAGCTTCCTGTTTTGACTAAATGCTGATTGATCGGTTCAGTAGAGGAACCATTTAAAAgcttcaatatctccagaaataaaactcccagAGTCATGAAATTTGGTAAGGACACCTACAAAACTGTTTCCAGGTGATCCAAATGATTAAACGGCTCCAGCAGAGGACAAACTGTCaatttttggttcttgaaaatggaaaaaaaaggctaaatgtTCAAACTAAGACTGGCATTGGGgtcccagaaagttcctgtaagtatatatatttatggatccatatttctactaaaaatacagactttggtcAACATTCCTCAAACCTTCGAGGCTCTAaaatcagtagaatttgatgtgtggaAAATTTaacaagacaaggttccagatttttgctgttttgtccaaatagtgatgtttgtctgtttgtttgttttttgggagAATTTCTTGTTTGCAGACCTGgaaattagtatttttactGTCAAAAGAACATATTAGCAGAGAAACCATTTCAAGTgctcaatatctccagaaataaaactcctagagtcatgaaatttggtaaaaaaacagaaaaaaaatgtttctagtTGTTCCAAATGTTGAAATGGCTCCAGCTAAGGACCCATTTTTAATGACTGGCgtgtgaaaatggaaaaaaagtgcaaaatgtttaATGAAGACTGGTATTATGGCCCCAGAAACTTCCTGTAAGTGTACATATATGGATATATTCATATTTCCTACTAAATAATCTGTAGTCGGCATTTCACCAACTTCTGAGGCTCTAAAAACAGTAGAATTTTATCTGTGTTCAGCCTGAGAAGCTGTTCTGTGTTTCATATGTACATTAGTGAACATCTAAACCTctgaaattctgtatttttgcaaaattacaagaaaactgACATTAGACACCTTTAATTCTTGGAAAGTCTCTTTCAGTAACAGCACGAAAAGTATCATGACGTTGACCGAACTATAGAAATCCATcaaaaatatgcagatttttatCTCTACTTTCCCAAAAATCTTAGAAAGTTTACGTATTTGTAAAGACATTTGTAGAATTTCAGGCTGACATATCAATACAATAAAGACTAAATAAAGCCACA from Amphiprion ocellaris isolate individual 3 ecotype Okinawa chromosome 14, ASM2253959v1, whole genome shotgun sequence encodes the following:
- the btg4 gene encoding protein BTG4 isoform X1 translates to MKEEIAAAVFFVARLVKRYGVLENDSRERFAASLTSVLFENYKNHWNPSAPTRGQAYRCLRMNRVQLQDPVLLEACERSNVRYEDLGLPQELTLWVDPGEVSCRYGERSAPFCVSAVDRRDGGEFSRRIHDAVERASFDVQSGSSSDEEEVGGDNSMNSSSSIQSAPCSAPNPPTTEPKTIPTVSNPNSVYRFSEFSPGAPQTWLRDKRKLFSGEALVPHPAAPGAPSSQKVFKSYRATFSFSGPRVDKYHWVSKSRS
- the btg4 gene encoding protein BTG4 isoform X2, translating into MKEEIAAAVFFVARLVKRYGVLENDSRERFAASLTSVLFENYKNHWNPSAPTRGQAYRYGERSAPFCVSAVDRRDGGEFSRRIHDAVERASFDVQSGSSSDEEEVGGDNSMNSSSSIQSAPCSAPNPPTTEPKTIPTVSNPNSVYRFSEFSPGAPQTWLRDKRKLFSGEALVPHPAAPGAPSSQKVFKSYRATFSFSGPRVDKYHWVSKSRS